In a genomic window of Propionispora vibrioides:
- a CDS encoding tyrosine-type recombinase/integrase: MGGTFGKCYYPKHFSPKKYKDLLKAAGIDKSFTFYDLRHTHTSLLLLDGINLKIVQERLGHASIEMTLDTYSHLLPDI; encoded by the coding sequence ATTGGCGGGACCTTTGGCAAGTGCTATTACCCTAAGCATTTTTCGCCCAAGAAGTATAAAGACTTGCTTAAAGCGGCCGGCATAGACAAAAGTTTTACTTTTTATGATTTGCGGCATACTCATACAAGCCTGTTGCTGCTAGATGGTATTAACCTTAAGATCGTGCAGGAAAGGCTTGGGCACGCCAGTATTGAAATGACTTTGGATACCTATTCGCATTTACTTCCGGATATTTAA
- a CDS encoding GGDEF domain-containing protein: MIGYFAQQYFSAEIVWLVVGIIDAFFGFKCGLYIRNIFKDELTGLYNRSFFGLFLKKVLLDVRSKKISVSLLMVDIDDFKQVNDTYGHLVGDIVLKQIGVILQKSIRRTDCVVRWGGEEFAVILPDTEREGATRLAERLRQSVAGFDFNSSPAILKLTVSIGAVSLCDSVEQDDLIRQADKALYQAKQTKNTVVFV, translated from the coding sequence ATGATAGGATATTTTGCTCAACAGTACTTTTCCGCCGAAATAGTCTGGTTAGTAGTTGGAATTATTGACGCCTTCTTTGGTTTTAAGTGTGGCTTATATATCCGAAACATTTTTAAGGATGAATTGACAGGACTATATAACCGAAGTTTTTTTGGGCTCTTTCTAAAAAAGGTTTTGTTGGACGTGAGAAGTAAGAAAATCTCCGTTTCCTTACTTATGGTAGACATTGATGACTTTAAGCAGGTTAATGATACCTACGGGCATTTAGTTGGCGACATAGTATTAAAGCAAATCGGGGTTATTCTTCAAAAGAGTATCAGAAGGACCGATTGTGTTGTCCGTTGGGGTGGCGAGGAATTTGCTGTTATTCTTCCCGATACGGAGAGAGAAGGGGCGACAAGGCTTGCCGAACGACTTAGACAGAGTGTGGCCGGCTTTGATTTTAACTCTTCACCGGCAATTCTAAAATTGACAGTTAGTATTGGGGCGGTCAGTTTGTGCGACAGTGTGGAACAGGACGATCTCATTAGGCAGGCAGATAAGGCCTTGTACCAGGCGAAGCAAACGAAAAATACTGTTGTCTTTGTATAA